In the Phaseolus vulgaris cultivar G19833 chromosome 7, P. vulgaris v2.0, whole genome shotgun sequence genome, one interval contains:
- the LOC137828395 gene encoding transcriptional regulator SUPERMAN-like — protein sequence MEGNYLNRNSTSTPQREDSFGFEEHTWGTSWPARNYACSFCKREFRSAQALGGHMNVHRRDRARLRSSLSSWVSECPKPNPSTKPNSPTLLPTSSSPSLLSDDPLNCAHPSPRCSPCLTLSSSPFPASSSGDKKPRLTPSHSQFPLLSPQSCEIKMMMSNNTRSGFSAEEEMKGCVEEEDHKGFKDNEKNITLELGIGLLKHEEEKLDLELRLGHF from the coding sequence ATGGAAGGAAACTATCTGAACAGAAATAGTACTAGTACTCCACAGAGAGAAGATAGCTTTGGCTTTGAGGAGCATACATGGGGAACTTCATGGCCTGCTAGAAACTATGCCTGCAGCTTTTGCAAGAGAGAGTTTAGGTCTGCTCAAGCATTAGGTGGACACATGAATGTTCACAGAAGGGATAGGGCTAGATTGAGATCATCCTTATCTTCATGGGTTTCTGAATGCCCTAAGCCTAACCCTAGCACTAAGCCTAATAGCCCAACTCTTCTGCCAACATCTTCATCACCATCTCTTTTATCTGATGACCCTTTGAACTGTGCACATCCTTCTCCACGTTGCAGTCCTTGTCTCACTTTGTCTTCTTCACCCTTCCCAGCTTCTTCCAGTGGAGACAAGAAACCAAGACTCACACCTTCTCATTCTCAGTTTCCTCTTTTGAGTCCTCAAAGCTGCGAAATTAAGATGATGATGAGTAACAACACAAGGAGTGGTTTCAGTGCTGAGGAGGAAATGAAGGGCTGTGTAGAGGAGGAGGATCACAAGGGTTTCAAGGACAATGAGAAAAACATCACGTTGGAATTAGGAATAGGGTTGCTTAAACACGAAGAGGAGAAGTTAGATTTGGAGCTTCGACTCGGGCATTTCTAG